A region of Pseudomonas putida DNA encodes the following proteins:
- a CDS encoding 5'-nucleotidase: MPYPIEHKLVIGVASSALFDLTVSDDIYKTEGVEAYRQHQEQNLDEPFPKGVAFPFIRRFLSINQAFPDQLPVEVVLLSRNSPETGLRVFRSISHYTLDITRAAFMSGRSPHEYIPAFNASLFLSANEDDVQRAIDASYPAGLVLPTRIYDDEIDTELRVAFDFDGVIADDEAESVYKQNDNLDDFQAHERARKAIPHQPGPLADLYRKLSHIRTLEDQKLAQDPGYKRILRIAIVTARNAPSHERVVTTLKDWGVSPDECFFLGGMEKPRVLSILKPHVFFDDQRSHLQSPAGDLPMVHVPFGVANRVPGKNSGVRLVETRTPLAERLPAPKQR; this comes from the coding sequence ATGCCCTACCCCATCGAACACAAACTGGTCATCGGCGTCGCCTCCAGTGCACTTTTCGACCTTACCGTGTCGGATGACATCTACAAGACCGAAGGCGTCGAGGCATACCGCCAGCACCAGGAGCAGAACCTGGACGAGCCCTTCCCGAAGGGGGTCGCCTTCCCTTTCATCCGCCGCTTCCTCAGCATCAACCAGGCGTTCCCCGATCAACTGCCGGTAGAGGTGGTGCTGCTCTCGCGCAACTCGCCCGAGACCGGCTTGCGGGTGTTTCGCTCCATCAGTCACTACACACTGGATATCACCCGCGCAGCGTTCATGTCCGGCCGCTCGCCCCACGAATACATCCCGGCCTTCAATGCCTCCTTGTTCCTCAGCGCCAATGAGGACGATGTGCAGCGCGCAATCGACGCCAGCTACCCCGCCGGCCTGGTGCTGCCGACGCGCATCTACGACGATGAGATCGACACCGAGCTGCGGGTAGCCTTCGACTTTGACGGTGTGATTGCCGATGACGAGGCAGAGAGCGTGTACAAGCAGAACGACAACCTGGATGACTTCCAGGCCCACGAGCGCGCGCGCAAAGCCATCCCCCACCAGCCAGGGCCTTTGGCGGACCTCTACCGCAAGCTTTCACACATTCGCACGCTGGAAGACCAGAAGCTGGCACAGGACCCGGGCTACAAACGCATCCTGCGCATTGCCATCGTCACCGCGCGCAACGCGCCGTCGCATGAGCGGGTGGTGACCACCCTGAAGGATTGGGGCGTGTCGCCAGATGAGTGCTTCTTCTTGGGTGGGATGGAAAAACCCAGAGTGTTGTCGATTCTCAAGCCCCATGTGTTCTTCGATGATCAGCGCAGCCACCTGCAATCGCCAGCGGGGGATTTGCCGATGGTGCATGTGCCGTTTGGAGTGGCAAACAGGGTGCCTGGCAAGAACAGTGGTGTCCGTTTGGTGGAAACACGGACACCACTGGCTGAACGCTTACCGGCCCCTAAACAAAGGTAA